In one Magallana gigas chromosome 7, xbMagGiga1.1, whole genome shotgun sequence genomic region, the following are encoded:
- the LOC105336387 gene encoding uncharacterized protein gives MSLTGALKLPPIADTGGEGNVGVDGRMITKTGPQQQMIYRSVPPKPSHFTFSDMLAPSPTGQKQGRTTVVSSNTPAEYEERFKSKPLSKPKVVEFDVGRLSNDSKRRKVNGFFPPVKLRRSVSTRVTSSEMMETPIMATSRMQLIPTAYTEVRSKSERIERNKTPMSFRKTPESIKTAQTAPEVSIIYPNIISENVECDDLSLLPPPKRILPRRELPWVFRYKVKRNMNELAKIMASRPSPTPIPEQLPT, from the exons ATGTCTCTAACAGGGGCTCTCAAACTGCCCCCAATCGCCGACACGGGAGGGGAAGGCAATGTCGGTGTGGATGGAAGAATGATCACCAAGACCGGGCCTCAGCAGCAGATGATATATCGCAGTGTGCCCCCTAAGCCGTCACACTTCACGTTCTCCGATATGCTGGCTCCTAGCCCCACCGGTCAGAAGCAGGGTCGCACCACCGTGGTCTCCTCCAACACACCGGCGGAGTACGAGGAGAGGTTCAAGTCAAAGCCTCTCTCTAAACCCAAGGTGGTGGAATTCGACGTAGGGCGATTGTCGAACGATTCCAAACGACGGAAAGTCAACGGATTTTTCCCGCCCGTCAAACTTCGACGCTCCGTGTCCACTCGAGTGACGTCATCAGAAATGATGGAG ACTCCAATAATGGCAACAAGCAGGATGCAGCTTATTCCGACAGCCTACACGGAAGTGCGCAGTAAGTCGGAGCGCATTGAAAGGAACAAAACTCCTATGTCCTTTCGGAAGACACCGGAATCTATCAAAACTGCGCAAACTGCACCAGAAGTGAGCATAATATACCCAAATATAATATCAGAAAATGTTGAGTGTGACGATTTAAGTTTACTACCGCCTCCAAAAAGAATTCTACCTCGGCGGGAGCTTCCGTGGGTGTTTAGATATAAAGTGAAGAGAAACATGAATGAACTGGCAAAAATCATGGCCAGTCGGCCTTCGCCTACACCGATTCCTGAACAGCTTCCAACATAG